From Thermoanaerobaculia bacterium, the proteins below share one genomic window:
- the tuf gene encoding elongation factor Tu: MSKEKFDRSKPHVNIGTIGHVDHGKTTLTAAITTVLSKKGLATAKGYDQIDNAPEEKARGITINTAHVEYSTEKRHYAHVDCPGHADYVKNMITGAAQMDGAILVVSAADGPMPQTREHILLARQVGVPFIVVFLNKTDMVDDPELLELVELEVRELLSSYKFPGDKIPIVKGSALKALESGDPNSPDTQCIMELMDAVDAYIPLPERAIDKDFLMPIEDVFSISGRGTVVTGRVERGKVKVGEEVEIVGIRPTQTKVVTGVEMFRKLLDEGVAGDNVGLLLRGVERKDVERGQVCAKPKSITPHTKFKAEAYVLTKEEGGRHTPFFNGYRPQFYFRTTDVTGTAQLPAGVEMVMPGDNVAMEIELITPIAMEKGLRFAIREGGRTVGAGTITEIIQ, from the coding sequence ATGTCGAAAGAGAAATTTGACCGCAGCAAGCCGCACGTCAACATCGGGACGATCGGTCACGTGGACCACGGGAAGACGACGCTGACGGCGGCGATCACGACGGTGTTGTCGAAGAAGGGTCTGGCGACGGCGAAGGGGTACGACCAGATCGACAACGCGCCGGAGGAGAAGGCGCGTGGGATCACGATCAACACGGCGCACGTGGAGTATTCGACCGAAAAGCGGCACTACGCGCACGTGGACTGTCCGGGGCACGCCGACTACGTCAAGAACATGATCACGGGTGCGGCGCAGATGGACGGGGCGATCCTGGTGGTATCGGCGGCCGACGGTCCGATGCCGCAGACGCGGGAGCACATTCTGCTGGCGCGGCAGGTGGGGGTGCCGTTCATCGTGGTGTTTCTGAACAAGACGGACATGGTCGACGATCCGGAGCTGCTCGAGCTGGTGGAGCTCGAGGTGCGGGAGCTGCTTTCGTCGTACAAGTTCCCGGGCGACAAGATTCCGATCGTGAAGGGGTCGGCGCTGAAGGCGCTGGAGTCGGGGGACCCGAATTCGCCGGACACCCAGTGCATCATGGAGCTGATGGACGCGGTGGACGCGTACATTCCGCTGCCGGAGCGGGCGATCGACAAGGATTTCCTGATGCCGATCGAGGACGTGTTCTCGATCTCGGGTCGGGGCACGGTGGTGACGGGGCGCGTCGAGCGGGGCAAGGTGAAAGTCGGCGAGGAGGTCGAGATCGTGGGGATCCGGCCGACGCAGACGAAGGTGGTCACGGGGGTCGAGATGTTCCGCAAGCTCCTGGACGAGGGGGTAGCGGGCGACAACGTGGGGCTTCTGCTCCGAGGGGTCGAGAGGAAGGACGTCGAGCGGGGCCAGGTGTGCGCCAAGCCGAAGTCGATCACGCCGCACACGAAGTTCAAGGCGGAGGCCTACGTCCTGACCAAGGAAGAGGGCGGGCGGCACACGCCGTTTTTCAACGGTTACCGGCCGCAGTTCTATTTCCGGACGACGGACGTGACGGGGACCGCGCAGCTGCCGGCGGGAGTGGAGATGGTGATGCCGGGCGACAACGTGGCGATGGAGATCGAGCTGATCACGCCCATCGCCATGGAGAAGGGGCTGCGGTTCGCCATCCGCGAGGGCGGCCGCACCGTCGGCGCCGGAACCATCACCGAGATCATTCAGTA